The Halostella litorea region AACTCGTCGTGGGGCCGGGTGAGGTAGCCCCGGGCGAGCGGGCTCCACGGGATCACGCCCACGTCCTCCTTCTCGCAGAGCGGGAGCATCTCGCGTTCCTCCTCGCGGTACAGCAGGTTGTAGTGGTTCTGCATCGTGACGAACCGCTCCAGGCCGAGGCGCTCGCTGGCCCGCAGCGCGTCGACGAACTGGTGGACCCACATCGAACTCGCGCCGAGGTAGCGCACCTGGCCGCGCCGGACGGCGTCGGAGAGCGCCCGCATCGTCGTCTCGATGGGCGTGTCGTAGTCCCAGCGGTGGATCTGGTAGAGGTCGACGGCGTCCATCCCGAGCCTGTCCAGGCTGTTCGACAGTTCCTGCTCGATGGCCTTCCGCGAGAGGCCGCCGGAGTTGGGGTCTGCGTCGTCCATCTGGAAGTACCCCTTCGTCGCGACGACGGCCTCGTCCCGGCGGCCGTCGAGGGCCGTCCCGAGGACGCGCTCGCTCTCCCCCTCGGAGTACATGTTGGCGGTGTCGAAGAAGTTGATCCCCAGGTCCATGGCGCGGTCGATCACGTCGAGGCTCTCCTCCTCGTCCAGCACCCACTCGCGCCAGTCGCTGGTGCCGAAGCTCATGCAGCCGAGGCAGATCCGGCTGACCTCCATGCCCGTCGATCCGAGGGTCGTGTACTCCATGCGACGGCGTACGGCCCCCCGTCGCAAGAACGTGGGGGAGGGGGCGACCGTTACAGGCTTTCGGGGTTCGCCCGCCCGACGGCCGCCCGGACGACGGCCACGCAGACGACGCCGAGCGCGACGTAGCCGGCCGCCGCGACCCACGAGAGCGTCGTCGCGCTCCCGATGGCGAGTTTCGCCACAACGTTCGGCGGGGCCGCCGGCAGCAGCGTCGCCGCGGTGAACACCAGCAGGATGCCCGAGGAGTACAGCAACTGCGCCTGCCGGCGGTCGGGCGCGAGCAGGGCGATGCCGAGCCCGACGGCGACGACGGCCAGCGAGAAGCCCGCCGCGACGCCGACCAGCGCCGCGGGGTGGGCGATCCGCGTGCCGTTGAACGCAAGCAGGCCGAGCCACAGCGCGACCTGGGCGGGCGCGAGCCCGGCCGCGGCGACCAGTTTCCCGTCGACGATGTCGCGGAGCGTGAGCGGCGCGACCCGGAGGAGTTCGAGCGTCCCCTGCTGGACCTCTTCGGTCAGCGAGTCGACGGCGACGCTCCCGCTAATGAACACCGGCAGGAACACCAACAGCGGGACGAGTACGGTGTAGGTGAAGCCGAAGTACGGGCTGGCGGCGACCCGCCCCGGCAGGTCGAGCGGCTGGCGTTCGAGGCGGTGGCTCAGGCGGTCCCGCTCCGTCCGCTCCAGTTGCTCCAGCACGTCGCGCAGCTTCACCACCAGCACCGTCGTCCGGAGGTTCTCCTCGGGCACCGTCGCCGTCACCCGCACCGTCCCGTTCGCCGTCCGATTCGCCACGAGCGTCGCGTCGACCCGCCCGTCGGCGAACGCCGTCCCGGCCTCGCCGGCCGCGTCGTACTCCACGGCGGTCACGCCGCCGACCTCGTCGATGGCCGCGCCGAGGTCGTCGCTGGCGTTGCCGGCGACGCCGACCGACGGGTTGTACCCCTCGACGTTGCCGGGGTCGTACAGCGAGACGAGGCCGACGACGAGGAACGACGAGAACGCTGCGATGAACAACTGGATCGCCAGCGCGAGCACGATCGTCTTCTCGCTTTTCAGCGCGGCGAGTTCCCGCCGGGCGACCGCGAGGCGCGGGTCAGACACCGCCGATCACCGCCGCGTTGTAGGCGACGTGGATGATGACGGCGACGCCAGTCGCCGCCGCCCAGCGTTTCGGCCCGCGCCGCGCGCCGACCGCGGAGATGCCCGCGGTGACGACGTGGAGCGCCAGCGGCGCGAGCAGCGCGACGAGCAGGAACGGCCCGCTCGCCGCCGTCGTGGCGAAGGCGGCGCGGCCCAGTTCCAGTTGCGTGAGCCCGACCGCCTGCACGATGGCGGTGAGCTTCTCGGCGGCGAAGAAGCCGAGGCCCGAGCACGCGCCGACGACCAGCGCTGTCCGGAGCCCGCGGTCGTATCGCGCGTGGACGAACCCGGCGTAGCTCCCGACGCCCTTCGCGACCTCCTCGATCACGGCGATGGCGACGAGCAGGACCGGGAGCGACGCGTCGAGCGGGAGCGCGAACAGCAGCGCCACCGCCAGCAGTTCCGCGACGAAGACGAAGGGGATCGCCGCCGCGGTGACGAGCCCGACCGACCGCGGGCGGCGGATCCGGGTCGCCAGCGCGTCGAGCGCCTTCAGGTGGACCGGGCGCTGGGTGAACATGTCCTCCTCGCGGTAGACGCCCGCGCCGAGCACGAACAGCAGGACCGCGGTCAGCAGCGCCGG contains the following coding sequences:
- a CDS encoding aldo/keto reductase is translated as MEYTTLGSTGMEVSRICLGCMSFGTSDWREWVLDEEESLDVIDRAMDLGINFFDTANMYSEGESERVLGTALDGRRDEAVVATKGYFQMDDADPNSGGLSRKAIEQELSNSLDRLGMDAVDLYQIHRWDYDTPIETTMRALSDAVRRGQVRYLGASSMWVHQFVDALRASERLGLERFVTMQNHYNLLYREEEREMLPLCEKEDVGVIPWSPLARGYLTRPHDEFDATTRGETDDYAREHPYFEGGGEAVNERVADLADDHNATMAQISLAWVLHQDAVDAPIVGTTSVEHLEDAVEAVEITLSDDELDYLEEPYEPVRVSGHE
- a CDS encoding ABC transporter permease, whose product is MSDPRLAVARRELAALKSEKTIVLALAIQLFIAAFSSFLVVGLVSLYDPGNVEGYNPSVGVAGNASDDLGAAIDEVGGVTAVEYDAAGEAGTAFADGRVDATLVANRTANGTVRVTATVPEENLRTTVLVVKLRDVLEQLERTERDRLSHRLERQPLDLPGRVAASPYFGFTYTVLVPLLVFLPVFISGSVAVDSLTEEVQQGTLELLRVAPLTLRDIVDGKLVAAAGLAPAQVALWLGLLAFNGTRIAHPAALVGVAAGFSLAVVAVGLGIALLAPDRRQAQLLYSSGILLVFTAATLLPAAPPNVVAKLAIGSATTLSWVAAAGYVALGVVCVAVVRAAVGRANPESL